A region of the Apium graveolens cultivar Ventura chromosome 6, ASM990537v1, whole genome shotgun sequence genome:
GTATACCGGTCTACAACAAACGTTTGTTGTAGACCGGCCCCCTTATTAAATATCTTACAACATGTAACCTTACCTATATATGGCTGCGCACTTGGTTGATGATGGGGAGCCAACTAAAAATAAGATAGACAGATAAAGCCCCGAGATAACATAGGTGGGTGGAGGTTTGAAACGTAGGAAAACATAAATACATGAATACACAGGGGGGTGAATATACGAAAGCCCCCTCTTCTTTGTTTGCTTTTCCTAACTTCTTCTACTTGGACATCCACTTTCCTTCTCCTTTTTCCACAGTCTTTATAACATTAGTACCATAATTTCTTTTAATCCATTCATAAATTAATACAAGTCAGAACAAAATTAAGAAAAAGTTGTTTCTCTTTATTCTCAGATCATCGATTCATATTCGGGGCCCTGAGGGGGCAGCATTGATTAGGACCTCTAAGTAACTACTAACTAGTAATTAAGCTTGCATGGACTCCACCTTGTCCTAATTTTTGCGTTGTACCACAATGCTTAAAGTAAAGATCATTAGTATATTATGGCGTGGAGTAATCACCATAACAGCATCTTAGCACTGTGATTACAATGCCTGCAAGAAAGACATGTATGGCCGTTTGGGTCAAAGTTAGGTACATAATTTATCTTTGTATTATTAACACTTCATAAACCCAGAAATACCACCTTATATTATGATAAACTATACCACCTATATTATGATAAACTTCATTCAATTTTTTTTGTCAGGCTCCATATACAATAGCGTTATTAAAAAAGTTTATCATCTAAATAACGACATATAGAGATGTGTCCGgactaataattaaaacaaaaatatccATAAGTTTATCATCTAACAAATGACATATAGAAATGTGTCCGGACTAATAATTAAAACAAGAATACCCATAAGTTTATCATATAACAAATGACATATAAAGATCTTAACTATTATACTTTTGAATTCTGCTTCACCAAAATGTAAATAGTGAAATAATTAACTATTGATAATAAATTATCATAACTATTATACATGTTTTTGCGGTATAAATTATACTTCACTTTTTGATTCTAGGTTGTAGTTTACGATAGTTTGAGTAGAGATAGGACAAAAAACTGCATattcttaaaaaaattaattgtCTTGACAAAAGAAACAGGTTGTTGAATGCATAGAAATGTTGATACAAACTATGATAACCTATGTTAACGATTGCGACCAGTTAATAACGAGACAAGTTAGAGAACAAGGTATTCAGTTCATCCAAAACTTCAACAGCATTTTCTCATGTTTTTTTAAGTAACTGACGGTgactaaaaatcattttaagtaccaGCAAACTCAAAATTAAATTTGGTTTATACTGCAATTCCTTATGGCAAAAAATGTGAAGCTTGTGATCCAAAACTCTTGTGTAAGTCTGATACTGATAGTGTTTATTTCTGTCTTTGTGTTTGTCAGTTATCACAGACTCCAGGTGAGGCAAGACATAACACTCGCCTAAGTATCTGTTATCTGTTGGAATGGCGATCGAACCTGAGTTTGTTTCAACGCTAAATAAATCATGTCTTTTATCACTAGGATATCCCCCTTGTACTCGCAGAGTCACAGTAGCTGATTGCTTGGACATCTACAGGAGACCTTTACAACTCTCAGCTCAATATTTTGATAGCTGATCCTTTTTGCAGGTTCTTTTGGATAATGGACTAGTAAAACTCACAATATTGAAACCACAAGGAATCTTAGCTGGTATAAAGTATGGAGGAATGGAGAATCTTCTTGACCTCAAGTCGGGTGAAACAGGCAGAGGGTACTTTTACATATAAATTGAAACTAACTAGTTTAAATTTTACAAAAAATAGCTTATCGGGTCATATTTTCTTGCATTTTACGTACTTGCTTGTAGTTAAAAATAACATTCTGCAAGGATTTGCTGATAGGCTAGTGGCAATCCTCCTTCTCCGTCTCCCCTAGTGCCCTGAAATTATGTAGCACACACATAcacaaaacataaaataaattatacAGATGAAAGATTAAAAAGCAAAGCCAACAACAGAATTAAAAAAATGAGAGTAAGTTTTGTTGCTCAAGGTTGTCTATGCCCTGCAGATACTGGGACATTAACTGGAGCTTACCAGGAGGCCAGCCTAGATATCAACAGTACCCCTTCTTTTTCTTTTGTACTAACGTTATGCACACATCCACACGCATATCAACGTTCATTAGATTAAAAAGACTAacatttaatatatatatatatatatatatatatatatcaaacaGGCTGAAGGGATCAGTGTATGGCACAATTCATTCAAGTAATGATAAGGTCGAGGTTTCATTCAAAAGCACTTACAGTGCTTCAACTTCAGGCATCAGACTACCCCTCACCTTTGACTTAAGGTCTATAAAAATTCTTGATCATCTGCTTGTCACAAAATCAAGTTAGCTGCTCAGTTCATATATATGTAATAAAGTGTTCTTTAGGTACATTTTGAGAAGTAGAGATTCAGGTTTTTATTGTTATGGAATATACGAGCGCCCCCCAGGATGTCGTGCATTTGATCTTGCTCAAACCAGGATGGTTTTCAAGTTGCAAAGAGAGAGGTAGATCACAGTCATCATGTCACTTGGCAATAATTTTAATGAAGTACTTGAAAAATTGATATGTTTTCCTTACCTGGAACTAAACAGTATATTTATTCACTAAAATAGATTCCATTACATGGCTATTACTGATGAGAAGCAAAGAATAATGCCAATGCCAGAGGATATGGACGATAAAAGAAGCAAACAGCTAATAGTGCCTGAATCAAGATTGCTTACAAATCCCATCAATCCAGATCTTAAAGGCGAGGTGGAGGAAACTTAAACTAAATCCTCTTTGAGGCATAAGCTGATATTAGATTATTGCAACAATGTGCATCAGTTTTGGCACAAGTGGTTTCTATGCAGAATCCTTATCAATTAATGTACCTCTATGTAGGTTGATGACAAGTATCAGTATTCCATGGATAACAAGGACGCTGGTGTTCATGGATGGATTAGTTCTGGTCCTATAATCGGGTTCTGGGTTATCTTCCCAAGTCAGGAGTTTCGCAATGGTGGTCCTACAAAGCAAAATCTTACAGTTCATACTGGACCTAACTGCCTAGCTGTAACTCATCTTGAACCTTATAACATGTCTGCAAATATATTCTTAAAACTTTGAGCATGTTAATATGATCTAAGTAATAATGAGAACTAGGTGAATAAGGTATTCGGATATATAAGATGTAACCTAACAAGTAAGCTAGAATGACACTTAAAGTTTAGTCCCTATCCCTTTTATAAATAAGATGCAACTTTCCAAACTATCAATGTATGAGAAAGAGGTCAATACTGTTGAAACAGATGTTCCATGGAACTCACTACATTGGAAATGATATATTAGCTCATTTTGAAGAAGGGGAGACATGGAGAAAGGTGTTTGGACCCTTCTTTGTCTATCTAAATTCAACCCTGGATGTATCTAAAGCATACAACTTGTGGTCAGACGCGAAAAAGCAGGTTAGTTTTTACTGTCAGAACTGATACAGCCACTAAAATCTTAAAATGACACCAACTTCAAAGTTTACTTTTTTGACTTTTAACTCATCTTAGAGGCTGTTTCAAGAATCAGAGTGGCCGTATGATTTTGTTGCAACACCCTTTTATCTAAAAGCTATGCAGCGTGGTTCAGCTTCAGGGCAATTATTTGTAGAAGACAGGCAAGTACAcattgatgtgtgaatcataaCATCACCAGATTTGTGTTATTTACTAATACCACATATTCTCAGATATGTTTCTGATTCTCTAGTACCGGCCCAAAAGGCATATGTCGGATTGTCAACTGCAAGAACTGAAGGATCCTGGCAGACTGAAAGCAAGGTCACAGTACTCTTAAGCTCAAATCAACTGGGATATATTTAGATTGAACAGTAATACTAAACTTGAAATAAATTCTGAATGCTTTTAGGAGTACCAATTTTGGGTGCCAACGGATTCCAACGGAAAATTTACCATTAAGAATGTTATTCCTGGCATATATGCGCTCCATGGTTGGGTTCCTGGTTTCATTGGAGACTATCTTGATCAGAAACTTGTTACTGTTACTGCAGGTAAATCCGGAAAATGAGAAACTAATATGCTTCATCACAATTATGCATTCATTTATGTGTATCAAATAGAAACTCTACGAATCACTATTATGTCTACAAACTACAGTGAATCACTAACCTCATAGTGATGAATGCTCTCAGGTTCAGAAACACAACTTGAAAATTTGATCTATGCTCCCCATAGGGATGGTCCAACTATTTGGGAAATTGGCTATCCAGACAGAACAGCTTTGGGTTATTACGTTCCTGACGTGAATCCAATGTATGTCAACAAGTTATTCCTCCACAGCACTGAAAAGTAAGCAACTCTCCTGTAAACCTACATATGAATCCTCTTCTCATATACACAATATACTATTCAACTTAACATGCAACAACTCTTCTAACTCTATTCTCACAagttattaaataaacaaattcAGGTATAGGCAATATGGATTGTGGGATAGATACACAGACATGCACCCTGAATCTGATCAGGCTTTCACCGTGGGCATCAATGATCCAAAGAAAGACTGGTTCTTTGCCCATGTGGATAGGTTTCTCTCCATCTTCATGTTTTTCATATCATTTTctaattttcataaatattttgACAAAAACATCACTTTTACAGGAGGGTGGGAGAAAAATATTACCCATCCACATGGAGAATTAAATTTAACCTAAAATCAGTGACCACTGGAATTTACAAGCTAAGATTAGCTACAGCATCAGTAAATCGTTCTGATCTCGAGGTATTCCTCCTTATAATAATTTTCAACTCGCTTAGCTTTCACTAAAATCGATATTCAAGTAAATATTTAAAGATCTTCCAGGTAACCTTATTCTTCATATTTATTACATGTTTGTTACTGCAGGTTCATGTCAATCATAGAGATAACCATCACCAAGTATTTCAAGTTCAAATGTTAGGGATGGACAATGCTGTTTGTCGACATGGAATTCATGGACTCTATCGACTATTTGACATTGACATTTCATCAGAATTATTGACTATAGGAGATAACTCCATACTTCTAACACAGGCAAGGGAAGGAGATGCACTTTGTGGAGTACTCTATGATTATCTAAGGTTGGAAGCTCCGGTAAGCAATTCAGGACTATGAATAGCATAAGTCTCTTGGACAATACAGGTAAAGAATTGTCTACTTTGTATCAGATGACAAATTAAGAATAGTTATGTGAGCAAGTTGCCAACAATACAATACTTCAAGGACAGACTTTATTCTTTGTTTCTAGTCTAACAATTCATATTTAAAACTAATTGATCTTCTAACTCCTTGGTCTATACCTATAAATTAAGTATTGACTAATTCAATGTTAAGTTTAAGGTCCTGGCCTTTCCATCAGTTGACATCTTACAAAGTCGTAAAACTAGGATTTACAAAGTTTGCTTCAAGTGATTTGCCGAACTGTAAGCTTTAAAGCACCCTCCTTGAATCTCAgcaatatccagtattatcagATTGTCTCAGTATTATAAATATACCTTGCAAATGCCTTTTCTGCGGCCCAGCCCTGAAATCCACTCGAACCAACATCTTTTTTTTACCTCTACAAGGAAAAAAACATTACCCACAGTATAATTTAGCTGATAATAACTTTAAAAGTGTAGGTATATACAGCTCATGTTACATTTTACAGGATAATTTGATGATCTCTACAATATTTTGTAAGATTATACAAACTGCTTACAAAAAGAAATATATAGCACAAAACTGTTGTACTGTACAAATCCACGTATAATATGCGCATTGTAACCacttaattttttttgttattgATCATGATAAAAATTGAAAACAGAACAAGAGGGGGAGTAGAAAAAGAATCTATGAAGTACCAGGCGAGTTCAATGCATCATTAACAATACATTTTCATAATATAGAAAAACTCGCAAGATGTCCAAACTAGGATACACAAGCAACAATCAGGGCCTACACCAGGAACATATAAGTACAATTTAGAGAAAATATACAGGGCATTCTAATTTACGACTGACTGTTGCAATGAACATCTGGTTACATTCACGATTGGACATTTGGAACAGCTAAACTTTTACACGTCAACAGAGAAGATCTCAAATTCTTTGCCACGGCTTGATGTTTATCATCTGAGTGTGTTCACAAATGCTAACAAGGACTCGACATCCCTCTTTTCAGATGGGTACTTCACAGCCCGGGATGAGTGTTTAGGATAGAAAAGTATTGTAGGGAAGCTTCCCAGCTGTAATTCTCTCTCTGCAAATGCCTTTTGTTCTCCGTCTGCCTGAAATTTTGCAACTTTCACACCTGTTCCGGCTAACTTCTCTGCCAATTCAACGTATGATCCTTCCATTGCCTGCTCAAGTTTTAAGAAGAGTTTGTAAGTATGATCCCATGACTAATCACACAAAAAACACAGAATGCAGTACacgtgtgtgtgtgtatatatatatatatatatatatcattggAAAGTCGGGATAATCAATTAATACCTGGCAAAATCGGCACCAAGGTGCATAAAGAACGACAAGCCATGGTTCTCTTCTATCTTCTAATTTTATCAAGTTTTCAATTCCTGGCCTAGTCAAGCTAACCACATGCTGGCTGTTGAAAATGTCAGCGACGGTGGTGGTACCATTCGCTTGGACAGCTACATTGCCATTGCCATTTACATTTCCATCCTTAATATTTCCCTTGTGTAACCCACATTCCTTGGCAGTCGCATCTTCCCACCACCACCTACCTTCTCTTTCGTGTTGTCCTGGGAGAACTGGTCTTGTGCATGGCTCACAACCAATGGAGATGTATCCTTGTGCATGCAATGAATTCACAGGTACATTCATCGTACGGAGAAATTTCCAAATGTCATTACCTTGCACATTTGCTACTGGGTTCCATTTCACCAAACTCCCAGGTCCACCCTCGAGCCCttcaaaaacaggatccacttggACAGTTGGAATCTCAGATCGAGTTCCTGGTGACTGATCTTTTCTTTGCCCAGTAATCCACGCTCGCAGGCCTTTAAGGGCTCTCCTTAAAGGTCTTACTTTCCTCACACGGCAGCATTCCTGGTGTCCATCTTCATAGAACGAGAACAAGCCCTTGGTCCTCACCAAGGCCTGAACTTCAACAGCATCCGGAAACATATATTCAATGTGAATGCCATATTTCTTCTCAACTGCATCAAATAACCTGTATGTTTCTGGATTAAGCCTTCCAGTGTCAAGGCTGAACACTCGGAATGGACGACCAGTCAAATGAGCATATTCAATCAAAGCAACATCCTCAGCACCACTGCAAACGAAATAAGCAATTATAACCAATTAATTTAAATATCCAGAGGAATTTTCCAGACAAAAACTAACAGGTGATTAATCTTAAAAGAATTCAACAAAACAATTTCTCCAGCACCATAAGGAAATGCGGTAATTGAGGATCACCTTACCAATCAATTCAACTACAAAGAACATAGACATACTATGAATCACAAGGATAGTAAATGCTTTTAATATTTCGAAAAGTGCATTTACTAACTTAGGTTGCTATTAATGTATCGAGAGCATACAATTCAGCACCAACAATCGCTTAAAACCAAGGTTAAAAAACAACTAAATCACAAAGATTCCtgaaatttgaattaaaatttagCGCCACCTAAACAATTAAGCTTCAAGATGCTACACAAGCAAATCAACAATTTTTCTACAAACAACAAAGCAATAAAGACATTATAAATACCTGAAAGCGATTGCAATATCATTCCCAAACTTCTCAAGCGCCTTGTCCATAATCTCAAGCGGTGATGCATTTTCAAGCTCCCTGGCCAATTTCTCATAGTCCTCTACCTCCACCTCAACTTTCTCCACCACTTCTGTAATTTCACAAGTATAAACAAAATTATCAACACCAGTTACTATACAcaattacaaaattaaaatttacCAAAATGTTCTACTAGAATAACAAATTATCaagttaaaataataaaaaaaaacagTAAAATTATGTCATTTCTGTAATTTTAAGACACATATTATGATCACCAGTTCCCAAACACAATTACACAACTATTGAATTATCATGCCAAAATTTTCTACTGAATTAACAAACTATGaagtttaaatataaaaaaagagagtaaataattGTTGTCATTTCGACAATTTAATAATAACTTGTAAACATaaaagaacatataaaccataCCAGAAGCGAGTGAGGCTGCAGCAGAAGCCACAACGGAGTCATTCCTTTTCGGCTCAGCATTCAAAGCCATAATTGACGACAAACGCTTCCGGGAGAGATTGAGGACCGTTGATGAATGAGTCCGATCCAACGGCTGATATGATCCCAGCTGCACAACTGCAGATTTCACATAAACACATCAATTAACATTCTCATTTTGTTCAAAAAAAATAAATGAATGAAATgaaataacaataataataataataaatttaccTTTGGTTTGTTCGAAAGAAGCAGAAATAGCAGTAGATGAAGAAGTTACAGTAGCAAAAGCCATTTTAATGAAGGTTGTGTGTATTGTATATATGTATGGTAATGTAAATAGTAGAGATTGAGGAGATGAAATTGTAGTGATGAAATGTGTGTTTAACTATTTTGTATATATAGGTGCACCAGAAAACACCGGAGAGGGGAAGGTGGAAATAGCCTCAGCGAGGCGGCCTTTTTGGTTCATTGAACCTGGACGCCTTCTTTCATTTTGTACATTGTCATTTGTGATGTCTACGTGGAGGTTTTTTATTGGGCGGAGCTGCTTTTTTTCATTTTAATGTTTATTTTCTAATCACCGCTTTCGTCACCGATTTGGTCAACATGGGATGCTCGCATCTGCGTTTTATTTATCCAAATCGACTTCAATTTATATTATATTAGCTTAAATTATATACGATACACGAATTTATTAATACTAGGGACTTTTTGCCCGCGCTCCAAATTtcttaaattttgaattttttttcacgaaatttgtaatttttataacataaacggttatcttctaattttatttaatttatttattacagttatttaggttccgtttattttgaaatataaaattgatattatagtttaacgttaaatctcattattttaatttagttttctttctctcacattttaaccaattaaaagtcttttaactcatattttaacatttctcttttacgtttttagtagtgaatattttaataatttgtacaacaaaactgagtaaatatttttttaattaaatactttttaaaaaaaaccCAGTAAATATTACATAACATAAATAGTACACCATGAGGATTCTTTAAAGTAtgaaaatatttttatcaatctTGTTCCTGCTTAAACTTTGCATTAGATTGGTACACAGTATGT
Encoded here:
- the LOC141664897 gene encoding rhamnogalacturonate lyase B-like; the protein is MSDCQLQELKDPGRLKEYQFWVPTDSNGKFTIKNVIPGIYALHGWVPGFIGDYLDQKLVTVTAGSETQLENLIYAPHRDGPTIWEIGYPDRTALGYYVPDVNPMYVNKLFLHSTEKYRQYGLWDRYTDMHPESDQAFTVGINDPKKDWFFAHVDRRVGEKYYPSTWRIKFNLKSVTTGIYKLRLATASVNRSDLEVHVNHRDNHHQVFQVQMLGMDNAVCRHGIHGLYRLFDIDISSELLTIGDNSILLTQAREGDALCGVLYDYLRLEAPVSNSGL
- the LOC141665068 gene encoding 5'-adenylylsulfate reductase 3, chloroplastic-like, translating into MAFATVTSSSTAISASFEQTKVVQLGSYQPLDRTHSSTVLNLSRKRLSSIMALNAEPKRNDSVVASAAASLASEVVEKVEVEVEDYEKLARELENASPLEIMDKALEKFGNDIAIAFSGAEDVALIEYAHLTGRPFRVFSLDTGRLNPETYRLFDAVEKKYGIHIEYMFPDAVEVQALVRTKGLFSFYEDGHQECCRVRKVRPLRRALKGLRAWITGQRKDQSPGTRSEIPTVQVDPVFEGLEGGPGSLVKWNPVANVQGNDIWKFLRTMNVPVNSLHAQGYISIGCEPCTRPVLPGQHEREGRWWWEDATAKECGLHKGNIKDGNVNGNGNVAVQANGTTTVADIFNSQHVVSLTRPGIENLIKLEDRREPWLVVLYAPWCRFCQAMEGSYVELAEKLAGTGVKVAKFQADGEQKAFAERELQLGSFPTILFYPKHSSRAVKYPSEKRDVESLLAFVNTLR